From Denitrovibrio acetiphilus DSM 12809, the proteins below share one genomic window:
- the vapB gene encoding type II toxin-antitoxin system antitoxin VapB, which translates to MDKARVFKSGNSQAVRLPKEYQLNTNEVYIRKVGNMIILLPKADIWSNFEKSLDMFDDSFMSDRQQPDYDDRESF; encoded by the coding sequence ATGGATAAGGCAAGAGTCTTTAAAAGTGGAAACAGCCAAGCTGTGAGGCTTCCAAAAGAATACCAGTTAAATACGAATGAGGTCTATATCCGTAAGGTAGGCAACATGATTATCCTGCTGCCGAAGGCAGACATCTGGTCGAACTTTGAAAAAAGTCTTGATATGTTTGATGATTCCTTTATGTCTGACAGGCAACAGCCTGACTATGATGACAGGGAGAGCTTCTAG
- a CDS encoding type II toxin-antitoxin system HipA family toxin gives MNHKPTQLLNVFYHADKKYHMGRLASRDRKIWFEYSPDFIAEGFELSPFKLSLQPNAVSADTNAFDGLHGIFNDSLPDGWGRMLLDRQVAKYGISHHLLTPLDRLSHVGKYGMGALSYEPEYSEDVQHAENLDLMKLAKEMQQILEGEGDDALLKLKQLAGSSGGARPKITAKVSPDKKHIMSRTDNHPNGYEDWLIKFNSRFDDADSGRIEYAYSVIAKDSGINMPETYLFDTVSGSYFGVQRFDRDNGRRIHMHSLCGLIHSDYRFPSLDYSDLLKVTQALTKDMREVEAAFRLACFNVIMHNRDDHSKNFSFLYQNMEWKLSPAYDLTFSSGPNGYQSMTVAGESLKPAISHLKELGKKANIKKPERIIDQVIASAMKWKNTASSLNISDSTIKTIDQIIRKHTR, from the coding sequence ATGAATCATAAGCCCACACAACTGCTTAATGTTTTTTATCATGCTGATAAAAAATATCATATGGGCAGACTTGCCTCCAGAGATAGAAAAATCTGGTTTGAATATTCCCCTGACTTTATAGCTGAGGGTTTTGAACTGTCTCCTTTCAAACTGTCGCTGCAGCCAAATGCTGTATCTGCTGATACTAATGCGTTTGATGGTCTGCACGGTATATTCAATGACAGTCTGCCTGACGGCTGGGGCAGAATGCTTCTTGACCGTCAGGTAGCTAAATATGGGATAAGCCATCACCTACTTACACCGTTGGACAGGCTGAGCCACGTCGGTAAATACGGAATGGGGGCATTGTCATACGAACCTGAGTATTCAGAAGATGTCCAACATGCTGAGAATCTTGACCTTATGAAACTTGCAAAAGAGATGCAGCAGATTTTGGAAGGCGAAGGAGACGACGCACTGCTGAAGCTGAAGCAGCTTGCTGGTTCATCAGGTGGTGCCAGACCAAAAATCACTGCAAAGGTAAGTCCTGACAAAAAGCATATAATGTCCAGAACAGATAACCATCCAAATGGTTACGAGGACTGGCTGATTAAGTTTAACTCAAGATTCGATGATGCCGACTCCGGCAGAATAGAATATGCATACAGCGTCATAGCTAAAGATTCCGGAATAAATATGCCTGAGACTTATCTTTTCGACACAGTTTCCGGAAGTTATTTCGGAGTGCAGAGATTCGACAGGGATAACGGCAGACGTATTCATATGCATTCTCTTTGCGGACTTATCCACTCAGATTACAGGTTTCCATCACTGGATTATTCCGACCTGCTGAAAGTCACACAGGCACTCACAAAAGACATGAGAGAAGTGGAGGCCGCATTCAGACTAGCATGCTTCAACGTAATAATGCACAACAGGGATGATCACAGCAAAAACTTTTCATTTCTATATCAAAATATGGAATGGAAACTTTCTCCTGCCTATGACCTGACATTTTCATCAGGACCGAACGGCTATCAGAGCATGACTGTTGCCGGTGAGAGCCTTAAACCAGCGATATCACATTTGAAAGAATTAGGAAAAAAAGCCAACATAAAGAAACCAGAACGAATTATAGACCAGGTTATAGCATCAGCGATGAAATGGAAAAATACTGCATCCAGTCTGAACATTAGCGACAGCACAATTAAAACGATTGACCAGATAATTCGAAAACATACAAGATAA
- a CDS encoding helix-turn-helix transcriptional regulator: protein MAEYIRNSLRNTRLEKNLTQEGLAERSGVSLGTLKKFESTGQISLESLLKLCLALNLLDNFANLFDKQEQLKSLDAILSQDKTRKRGRKK, encoded by the coding sequence ATGGCTGAATATATCAGAAACTCATTGAGAAACACCCGTCTGGAAAAAAACCTCACCCAGGAAGGTCTTGCCGAACGATCTGGGGTCAGCCTCGGCACATTGAAGAAGTTTGAATCAACAGGACAGATTTCTTTAGAGTCGCTTCTTAAGCTTTGTCTTGCACTGAACTTACTGGATAATTTTGCAAATTTATTTGATAAACAAGAGCAGCTAAAATCATTGGATGCGATCTTATCGCAGGATAAGACAAGAAAGAGAGGACGAAAGAAATGA
- a CDS encoding ParM/StbA family protein, which produces MIGIDVGYGDVKAVYMDVGELKYFKLPTAVAYAPMNSIDIADEAEERYSFQGREYIVGESARFGAFSTRSFDFLKKYAPLFIHHTLKVLRLVPSYVATGLPLGLFNRKDEMTKELTTAQVDGNTIKAEFSMFPQAVGILLDYRMDDAGKVKADTAKNGIVSDIGFNTIDVLCFEKGTAIRSDAKTLDKFGISKIVLELVELINREHGIQLSDQEAKDVFLAGRMNVYGNKIDLTEAIRNITEMYFDEVMHNIRSLWDKRLQRADLLLLAGGGAVTIAKYVPSEYAKIVKVPERSEFANARGYLKALMAKQEQALKADK; this is translated from the coding sequence ATGATAGGGATAGATGTAGGGTATGGAGATGTGAAAGCCGTCTATATGGATGTCGGCGAACTGAAATATTTCAAGCTGCCGACGGCGGTAGCTTATGCGCCGATGAACAGCATTGACATTGCTGACGAGGCTGAGGAGAGATACAGCTTTCAGGGACGGGAATACATAGTCGGCGAATCAGCCAGATTCGGAGCTTTTTCAACGAGGAGCTTTGATTTCCTGAAAAAGTATGCTCCGCTTTTTATCCATCACACACTTAAAGTGCTTAGGCTTGTGCCGTCATACGTGGCGACTGGCTTGCCGCTTGGTCTCTTCAACAGAAAAGATGAGATGACCAAAGAGCTGACAACTGCACAGGTGGACGGCAACACAATCAAGGCAGAATTCAGTATGTTCCCGCAGGCAGTGGGCATCCTGCTCGATTACCGGATGGATGATGCAGGCAAAGTGAAAGCCGATACTGCCAAAAACGGCATCGTATCAGACATAGGGTTTAACACCATAGATGTACTTTGTTTTGAGAAGGGGACGGCTATAAGGTCGGACGCTAAAACGCTGGACAAGTTCGGCATATCTAAGATCGTGCTGGAACTGGTGGAACTGATTAACAGAGAACATGGTATACAGCTTTCTGATCAGGAAGCGAAAGATGTTTTCCTTGCAGGACGTATGAATGTTTACGGCAACAAAATAGACCTGACTGAGGCCATTAGGAACATCACAGAGATGTATTTTGACGAAGTGATGCATAATATCAGAAGCCTTTGGGACAAACGTCTCCAGAGGGCAGATTTACTGTTGCTCGCTGGCGGAGGCGCAGTTACTATTGCCAAATATGTTCCTTCTGAATATGCTAAGATTGTCAAAGTTCCCGAACGGTCAGAGTTTGCGAACGCCAGAGGCTATTTGAAGGCTTTAATGGCGAAGCAAGAACAGGCTTTAAAGGCGGATAAATAA
- a CDS encoding helix-turn-helix domain-containing protein, which yields MIATGEKTLGEMLRYHIEAKGFKQADICRKTGLSPSRLCNYLKDAREPDWKTLCKIVDAIRITLNDLRD from the coding sequence ATGATAGCAACAGGAGAAAAAACACTAGGCGAAATGCTCAGATATCACATAGAAGCAAAAGGATTCAAACAAGCCGACATCTGCCGAAAGACAGGACTTTCACCTAGTCGCCTCTGTAACTATCTTAAGGATGCCAGAGAACCCGACTGGAAAACACTCTGTAAGATAGTAGACGCTATCAGGATCACTCTGAATGATTTGCGAGATTGA
- a CDS encoding IS256 family transposase, with translation MVFDKNKLKDILAENDVKTTEDLQVFMREMMKEVIETLYEGELEAHLGYKKHEQNASESGNNRNGHSSKKVKSHVGEMELEVPRDRLSTFSPEIVKKRQTDISGIEAKVISMYAKGMSNRDIKEHIYEIYGHEISPETVSVITDKILPQAKEWQNRALEEIYAIVFMDGMVLKMRVDGAVRNVTIYFVIGISLEGHKSCLGLYLAETESAKYWLTVMNELKNRGVQDILIFAVDNLKGISEAITAAFPQSEIQKCVVHQIRNSLRFVPWKERKTVAADLKKVYAAATEEQARAELDAFADKWDSKYPNISKSWRNNWTELSTYFKYSKELRRLIYTTNPVESFHSAIRKTTKSKGAFPTEDSLIKLLYLAILGIEKKWTMPIRDWGVIYSQLYINYEDRITTLHS, from the coding sequence ATGGTATTTGATAAGAACAAGCTAAAAGATATCCTTGCCGAGAACGATGTAAAGACAACAGAAGACCTACAGGTATTTATGCGTGAGATGATGAAAGAAGTCATCGAAACGCTATACGAAGGGGAGTTAGAAGCTCACCTAGGCTACAAGAAACACGAGCAGAATGCTAGTGAATCAGGCAATAACCGTAATGGTCATTCATCCAAGAAAGTCAAATCACACGTAGGTGAAATGGAGCTCGAAGTCCCCAGAGACCGCCTATCAACCTTTTCACCTGAAATAGTAAAGAAACGCCAAACCGATATATCAGGCATAGAGGCTAAGGTAATCTCTATGTATGCCAAAGGGATGAGCAATCGTGACATCAAAGAGCATATTTATGAAATTTACGGTCATGAAATCTCTCCAGAGACAGTAAGCGTTATCACAGACAAGATTCTTCCACAGGCTAAGGAGTGGCAGAATAGAGCATTAGAAGAGATTTATGCCATCGTCTTTATGGACGGTATGGTTCTAAAGATGCGTGTGGATGGAGCCGTCCGTAACGTCACGATCTACTTTGTGATCGGCATTAGCCTAGAAGGTCATAAATCCTGTCTGGGGCTATATCTTGCCGAGACAGAGTCCGCTAAATACTGGCTGACAGTCATGAATGAACTGAAGAACCGTGGAGTGCAGGATATTCTCATCTTTGCCGTAGATAACCTTAAGGGCATCTCAGAAGCCATCACAGCCGCTTTTCCGCAGTCTGAGATACAGAAATGCGTAGTCCATCAGATTCGTAATTCTCTCCGCTTTGTGCCTTGGAAAGAGCGTAAAACTGTAGCTGCTGACCTCAAGAAAGTCTATGCTGCAGCCACAGAGGAACAAGCCAGAGCTGAGCTGGATGCCTTCGCCGATAAGTGGGACAGTAAATATCCTAATATTTCAAAATCATGGCGGAACAACTGGACTGAACTTTCCACTTATTTCAAGTACTCTAAGGAGCTTAGGAGGCTGATTTATACCACGAATCCGGTTGAGAGCTTTCATTCTGCTATCAGGAAAACTACCAAAAGCAAAGGAGCCTTCCCGACGGAAGACTCCCTTATAAAGCTCTTATATTTAGCTATTTTAGGTATCGAAAAAAAGTGGACTATGCCAATCAGGGATTGGGGTGTAATATACTCTCAGCTGTATATAAACTATGAAGATAGAATTACGACTTTACACAGTTAA